A genomic stretch from Thermomonospora umbrina includes:
- a CDS encoding O-antigen ligase family protein — protein MNVVRRPSWMVAAIAVAVCLPYAHGEVGDPVNVTAADVLSLAFVLVMVLLVATGARPWPRVALALAAVPVAVAGLTTVLSTDPAASLPGYVRFLQVFVLLPLAVLAAVRDRRDVLIAGGGVVAASVLEALVGIGQAITRTGASYQGRNVRAVGTFGAADVMAMATVVSFGLVITLAFLVTLRGSRRVTVVTGLVLVVQVVALAVSLSRGTWIAAGIAVGVLLLVRDRRTALLGGVVAVLAGVLVFGLGVGDRLVGARMRSIASSATSPDQSVSDRYGLWRSAGAMLRDHPLTGVGPRNFASYRDTYAPLNLSSGSDTADPVHGYVRRELRSPHNQYLLVASEQGLAGLLGFVGVLAVLIGGLVRHRAARDPLWTVSIAFVCWLLVDFCYSDLGGPASVLVAIMLGLAARAALPARPVERACVGGADSGRAPEPGGSVRARVAGDDAPVPAAAWGGRREG, from the coding sequence GTGAACGTCGTCCGCAGGCCGTCCTGGATGGTCGCCGCCATCGCCGTGGCCGTGTGCCTGCCATACGCGCACGGCGAGGTGGGCGACCCCGTGAACGTGACCGCCGCCGATGTCCTGTCGCTCGCGTTCGTCCTGGTCATGGTGTTGCTGGTGGCCACGGGGGCGCGGCCGTGGCCGAGGGTGGCGCTGGCCCTGGCCGCCGTTCCGGTGGCCGTCGCCGGGCTGACGACGGTGCTGTCGACGGACCCGGCGGCCAGCCTGCCGGGGTACGTCCGGTTCCTTCAGGTCTTCGTGCTGCTCCCGCTGGCCGTGCTCGCCGCCGTACGGGACCGGCGCGACGTGCTCATCGCCGGCGGCGGAGTGGTCGCCGCGAGCGTGCTGGAGGCCCTCGTCGGCATCGGTCAGGCGATCACCCGCACGGGGGCCTCCTACCAGGGGCGCAACGTGCGGGCGGTCGGGACGTTCGGCGCGGCGGACGTCATGGCGATGGCCACTGTCGTGTCGTTCGGGCTGGTCATCACCCTCGCGTTCCTGGTCACGCTGCGGGGGAGCCGGCGGGTGACCGTGGTGACGGGGCTCGTTCTGGTCGTTCAGGTCGTCGCGTTGGCCGTGTCCCTCAGCAGGGGGACGTGGATCGCGGCGGGCATCGCGGTCGGAGTGCTGTTGCTGGTGCGCGATCGGCGGACGGCGCTGCTCGGCGGCGTGGTGGCGGTGCTGGCGGGGGTCCTGGTGTTCGGGCTCGGTGTCGGCGACCGTCTGGTCGGGGCTCGGATGCGGTCGATCGCGTCCAGCGCCACCAGCCCCGACCAGTCGGTCAGCGACCGGTACGGTCTGTGGCGCTCCGCCGGGGCGATGCTCCGCGACCACCCGCTGACCGGCGTCGGCCCGCGCAACTTCGCGTCGTACCGCGACACGTACGCGCCGCTCAACCTGTCGTCGGGCAGCGACACCGCGGACCCCGTCCACGGTTACGTGCGGCGGGAGCTGCGGTCCCCGCACAACCAGTACCTGCTGGTGGCGTCCGAGCAGGGGCTCGCGGGGCTGCTCGGCTTCGTCGGCGTCCTTGCGGTGCTGATCGGGGGCCTGGTCCGGCACCGCGCCGCGCGCGACCCGCTGTGGACCGTGTCCATCGCGTTCGTGTGCTGGCTGCTGGTGGACTTCTGCTACTCCGACCTCGGCGGGCCCGCCTCCGTACTGGTGGCGATCATGCTGGGGCTGGCCGCTCGCGCGGCGCTGCCCGCCCGGCCCGTGGAGCGGGCGTGCGTCGGAGGGGCCGACTCTGGGCGCGCCCCGGAGCCGGGCGGCAGCGTGAGGGCGCGCGTCGCAGGGGACGACGCCCCCGTGCCGGCGGCCGCGTGGGGAGGCCGGCGTGAGGGTTGA
- a CDS encoding lipid II flippase MurJ, producing MRVENAGVAQVDSVRRAAGISAVLIVAGTVLGFVRDLLMAHRFGAGSGTDAFLVAWTIPETASPLLIEDAMALLMVPVLSRALADHGGVRALVAATLPKVTILLATAMGLVVMTAPALVDVLAPGLDDRERAITCMRMTSLTVLTFGLAGFMSATLRAHHRFGPPAAIYAAYNVGILAVILTCDDTLGVTAAALGVAAGSLLMIVVQAPAFLRSLHRTAPGLGGAMPAGLAAAVAPVIVYTVTRQAQVFVERHFGAGLAEGSISHLNYAQKVAQVPMVLSLLVVTVTFPRLARAWAAGDAQNVRRRIESDVAVVGTLVLAATAYLVAFAPTVIGLLFEHGRFTHEDTEATAAVMRVYALGLLGQALVGVLTRVFYAAGRPCWYPAWAVAAGLALTALLAAMTASTGGTAALAAANAAGITATALLLLSGLRRRMAPMDLRAATTGITRSTPAACAAAVAGFAVERALGGHVPAFPLLVVGLVVVAAVFGLGAAALGAEEPRRALVHARSRLTEKKAKYL from the coding sequence GTGAGGGTTGAGAACGCGGGTGTCGCGCAGGTGGACTCGGTTCGGCGGGCCGCCGGGATCTCCGCCGTGCTCATCGTGGCCGGCACGGTGCTGGGGTTCGTTCGCGACCTGCTGATGGCGCACCGGTTCGGCGCGGGCAGCGGGACCGACGCCTTCCTGGTGGCCTGGACGATCCCGGAGACCGCGTCCCCGCTGCTGATCGAGGACGCGATGGCGCTGCTGATGGTGCCGGTGCTCAGCCGCGCCCTGGCCGACCACGGCGGGGTCCGGGCGCTGGTGGCGGCGACGCTGCCGAAGGTGACCATCCTGCTCGCCACCGCCATGGGCCTCGTCGTGATGACGGCGCCGGCGCTGGTCGACGTGCTGGCCCCGGGGCTCGACGACCGGGAACGGGCGATCACGTGCATGCGGATGACCTCGCTGACCGTGCTGACGTTCGGGCTGGCCGGGTTCATGAGCGCCACGCTGCGGGCCCACCACCGCTTCGGCCCGCCCGCCGCCATCTACGCCGCGTACAACGTGGGCATCCTCGCGGTCATCCTGACCTGCGACGACACGCTCGGTGTGACGGCGGCGGCGCTCGGCGTCGCGGCGGGGAGCCTGCTGATGATCGTGGTGCAGGCCCCGGCGTTCCTGCGCAGCCTGCACCGGACCGCGCCCGGCCTCGGGGGCGCGATGCCCGCCGGGCTGGCCGCCGCCGTCGCCCCGGTGATCGTCTACACGGTGACCCGGCAGGCGCAGGTCTTCGTCGAACGCCACTTCGGGGCGGGCCTGGCCGAGGGCTCGATCTCGCACCTCAACTACGCCCAGAAGGTCGCGCAGGTGCCGATGGTCCTGTCGCTGCTGGTGGTCACGGTGACGTTCCCCCGACTGGCCCGGGCCTGGGCCGCGGGGGACGCGCAGAACGTCCGCCGCCGCATCGAGAGCGACGTCGCGGTGGTCGGGACGCTGGTGCTGGCGGCGACGGCGTACCTCGTCGCGTTCGCGCCCACCGTCATCGGGCTGCTGTTCGAGCACGGCCGTTTCACCCACGAGGACACCGAGGCGACCGCCGCCGTCATGCGGGTCTACGCGCTGGGGCTGCTGGGCCAGGCGCTGGTGGGCGTGCTGACCCGCGTGTTCTACGCCGCCGGGCGTCCGTGCTGGTACCCGGCGTGGGCCGTGGCGGCGGGCCTCGCGCTCACCGCCCTCCTCGCCGCCATGACCGCGTCCACCGGCGGGACGGCCGCGCTCGCCGCCGCCAACGCCGCCGGGATCACCGCCACCGCGCTGCTGCTGCTGTCCGGGCTGCGCCGCCGGATGGCCCCCATGGACCTGCGGGCCGCCACGACCGGCATCACACGCTCCACACCCGCCGCCTGCGCCGCGGCCGTCGCCGGGTTCGCCGTCGAACGGGCCCTCGGCGGGCACGTCCCGGCGTTCCCGCTGCTGGTCGTCGGGCTGGTCGTGGTGGCGGCGGTGTTCGGCCTGGGCGCCGCCGCGCTGGGCGCCGAAGAGCCCCGCCGGGCGCTGGTCCACGCCCGAAGCCGTCTGACCGAGAAGAAGGCGAAGTACCTGTGA
- a CDS encoding polysaccharide deacetylase family protein — MPLILMYHSVDRVAEDPYRLTVPPELFERQMDWLRRNGMRGVSIRELRRAWHAGRARGLVGLTFDDGYADFATRAAPVLLRRGFTATVFVVAGEIGGGNAWDDGPRRALMTEDQIRCVAHTGMEIGSHGLRHVALPDVDAEDLETELVRSRSILEDVSGGPVTGFAYPYGRVARREADAVRKTGYEYGCAIWRCPFSGDHALARTYMGDRDHGLRLRAKVFRHQLRWRTRV, encoded by the coding sequence ATGCCGCTGATCCTCATGTACCACTCGGTGGACCGCGTGGCGGAGGACCCGTACCGGCTGACCGTCCCGCCGGAGCTGTTCGAACGCCAGATGGACTGGCTGCGCCGCAACGGGATGCGCGGCGTGTCCATCCGCGAGCTGCGCCGCGCCTGGCACGCCGGGCGGGCGCGCGGGCTGGTGGGCCTCACGTTCGACGACGGCTACGCCGACTTCGCCACCCGCGCGGCGCCCGTGCTGCTGCGGCGGGGGTTCACCGCGACCGTGTTCGTCGTCGCCGGTGAGATCGGCGGCGGCAACGCCTGGGACGACGGGCCCCGCCGCGCGCTCATGACCGAGGACCAGATCCGCTGCGTCGCCCACACCGGCATGGAGATCGGCTCCCACGGGCTGCGGCACGTGGCGCTGCCGGACGTGGACGCCGAAGACCTGGAGACCGAACTCGTTCGCAGCCGGTCCATCCTCGAGGACGTCAGCGGAGGGCCCGTCACCGGGTTCGCCTACCCGTACGGGCGGGTCGCGCGGCGCGAGGCCGACGCCGTGCGCAAGACCGGATACGAGTACGGCTGCGCCATCTGGCGCTGCCCTTTCAGCGGCGACCACGCGCTCGCCCGCACCTACATGGGCGACCGCGACCACGGCCTGCGCCTGCGGGCCAAGGTCTTCCGCCACCAGTTGCGATGGAGGACACGGGTCTGA
- a CDS encoding ATP-grasp domain-containing protein has product MLDPSIPVLLLRTDQNVFHHGTLGAIRSAGRAGLSVHAVLESEDVPAGRSRYLRRRLPWAPPVGHTGGLLGYLAAASSTMEGPALLIPMDDAGALFIARNATDLAPRFLFPAQMPSLLEALADKAALRDLCERVGVPHPETLLPRSSGEVDDAVDRLGLPLVAKWARPWRIPAGSGLRSTTIVRTRKRAHRLFAAARPDTLGQLLLQRYIAASDGSDRFFQGYFDGGSNCLMSGTGRKELASPPGAGLTVLGRWLPDPDIDGLARELLYSLGYCGVVDMDFRRDSVTGTCYLLDVNPRLGAQFRLFTGRNGLDLVRAMHLDLSFRRVPETPPQHGRTFLAENHFVRPSVRRGAATPLPVLRTLREAGELAWFAKDDPSPFFAAAAEGLSRALRGPAAPPTPEPPVLPRAFQHAESGSGR; this is encoded by the coding sequence GTGCTCGACCCGTCCATCCCGGTGCTGTTGTTGCGCACCGATCAGAACGTCTTCCACCATGGCACGCTGGGGGCGATCCGGTCCGCCGGGCGTGCGGGCCTGTCCGTGCACGCCGTCCTGGAGAGCGAGGACGTCCCGGCGGGGCGTTCCCGCTACCTGCGCCGGCGGCTGCCGTGGGCGCCGCCGGTCGGCCACACCGGAGGGCTGCTCGGCTACCTCGCCGCGGCGTCCTCCACGATGGAGGGCCCGGCGCTGCTGATCCCGATGGACGACGCGGGCGCGTTGTTCATCGCCCGCAACGCCACCGACCTGGCCCCCCGCTTCCTGTTCCCCGCGCAGATGCCGTCCCTGCTGGAGGCCCTCGCGGACAAGGCGGCGCTGCGGGACCTGTGCGAACGGGTCGGGGTGCCGCATCCGGAGACCCTGCTGCCCCGCTCGAGCGGCGAGGTGGACGACGCGGTGGACCGGCTCGGACTGCCGCTGGTCGCCAAGTGGGCCCGGCCGTGGCGGATCCCGGCCGGCTCGGGGCTGCGCAGCACCACCATCGTCCGCACCCGCAAGCGCGCCCATCGGCTGTTCGCCGCCGCGCGCCCGGACACGCTCGGCCAACTGCTGCTCCAGCGGTACATCGCCGCGTCCGACGGATCGGACCGGTTCTTCCAGGGGTACTTCGACGGTGGCTCGAACTGCCTGATGAGCGGCACCGGCCGCAAGGAGCTGGCGTCGCCGCCCGGCGCGGGCCTCACCGTCCTCGGACGCTGGCTGCCCGACCCGGACATCGACGGCCTCGCCCGCGAGCTGCTCTACTCGCTCGGCTACTGCGGGGTCGTGGACATGGACTTCCGCCGCGACAGCGTGACCGGCACCTGTTATCTGCTGGACGTCAACCCGCGGCTGGGGGCCCAGTTCCGGCTGTTCACCGGGCGGAACGGGCTGGACCTCGTTCGGGCGATGCATCTGGACCTGTCGTTCCGGCGGGTGCCGGAGACGCCGCCCCAGCACGGCCGGACGTTCCTCGCCGAGAACCACTTCGTGCGGCCCTCCGTCCGGCGGGGCGCGGCGACGCCCCTGCCGGTCCTGCGGACGCTGCGGGAGGCCGGGGAGCTGGCCTGGTTCGCCAAGGACGATCCGTCGCCGTTCTTCGCCGCCGCGGCCGAGGGGCTGAGCAGGGCGCTGCGCGGACCCGCCGCGCCGCCGACGCCGGAGCCGCCGGTCCTGCCGCGCGCCTTCCAGCACGCGGAGTCGGGGAGCGGGCGGTGA
- a CDS encoding glycoside hydrolase family 26 protein, with the protein MTFRRHLSGSFFVRSAMTAALTAAMLGVPAPPGRADPRDVPLGAFLGSGAEGVRRVAGFAAWLGRPVTVGHTYLPGETWAGVEGPPEIVGPWAAWRAADPRRTLVVNVPMFAANEKRVPDAGVAVLLWTAARGAFDRHFAVLARRLVAAGAGDAIIVPGWEMNGITYTHRCGPNPEAWKRYWRRIVATMRAAPGARFRFDFTPSRGTDAIGWTACYPGDDVVDVIGSDSYDQPAGRDFAYFVGEPYGLAHHADFARAHGKPLSFPEWGLFRNGDNPEYVRGMIDWIGSHDVAYQTISDYCPHGVWRCAAHPRSAEVYRRMLGSPATAGTSSSGTAAGSPAASATSAAN; encoded by the coding sequence ATGACTTTTCGCCGGCACCTTTCCGGATCGTTCTTCGTGCGGTCGGCGATGACCGCCGCGCTCACCGCGGCGATGCTGGGTGTCCCGGCTCCGCCCGGCCGGGCGGACCCGCGGGACGTGCCCCTCGGCGCGTTCCTCGGCTCCGGCGCGGAGGGCGTGCGGCGGGTGGCGGGCTTCGCGGCCTGGCTCGGCCGCCCCGTCACCGTCGGGCACACCTACCTGCCCGGCGAGACCTGGGCGGGTGTCGAGGGGCCGCCGGAGATCGTCGGCCCCTGGGCCGCCTGGCGCGCCGCCGACCCCCGCCGGACGCTGGTGGTGAACGTGCCGATGTTCGCCGCCAACGAGAAGCGCGTCCCCGACGCGGGCGTGGCCGTGCTGCTGTGGACGGCGGCGCGCGGCGCCTTCGACCGGCACTTCGCCGTCCTGGCGCGCCGACTGGTCGCCGCCGGCGCGGGCGACGCGATCATCGTCCCGGGCTGGGAGATGAACGGCATCACCTACACCCACCGCTGCGGTCCGAACCCGGAGGCGTGGAAGCGGTACTGGCGACGGATCGTCGCCACCATGCGCGCCGCGCCCGGCGCCCGGTTCCGCTTCGACTTCACCCCGAGCCGGGGAACGGACGCCATCGGCTGGACGGCCTGCTATCCGGGTGACGACGTCGTCGACGTCATCGGCTCCGACAGCTACGACCAGCCCGCCGGCCGGGACTTCGCGTATTTCGTCGGCGAGCCGTACGGACTGGCCCATCATGCCGACTTCGCCCGCGCCCATGGAAAACCCCTCTCCTTTCCCGAATGGGGACTCTTCCGCAATGGCGACAATCCCGAGTACGTCCGCGGGATGATCGACTGGATCGGCTCCCATGACGTGGCGTACCAGACCATTTCGGATTACTGCCCGCACGGGGTCTGGCGCTGTGCCGCCCATCCCCGTTCGGCGGAGGTCTATCGGCGGATGCTGGGCTCGCCCGCCACCGCCGGGACCTCCTCCTCGGGGACCGCCGCCGGCAGTCCCGCCGCCTCGGCGACCAGCGCGGCCAACTGA
- a CDS encoding glycosyltransferase, which produces MRVLHVITGLGHGGAEHQLDLLLRHLPDVDCEVAVLTDAGETATALRARGVIVHEVGMNGNRDLSALPRLTGLIRRGGYDIVHTHLYRACVYGRIAARLAGVRTVVATEHSLGDRMIEGRRVSAGVRTLYRATEILGGMTVAVSPTVAARLVRLGVDASRVTVIPNGIDANAFAYDEGRRAAVRRRLGIGMDEYVIGAVGRLVDGKRYGTLVDAFSQVDAVKLLIVGDGPQRGALEDLTVRRGVAPRVIFAGERSDVAGELSAMDVLAAPSAEETFGLAVLEGLASGLPVLYTACPALGDLDPDAAPGAREVGPQVSAWRDALADVVRTGPTRTAPPPAVHHYDIARSAADLARLYEALLAVHAEPALA; this is translated from the coding sequence ATGAGGGTCCTGCACGTGATCACGGGGCTGGGGCACGGAGGCGCCGAGCACCAGCTCGACCTGCTGCTGCGGCACCTGCCGGACGTGGACTGCGAGGTGGCCGTCCTCACCGACGCGGGGGAGACCGCCACCGCCCTGCGGGCCCGGGGGGTCATCGTCCACGAGGTCGGCATGAACGGCAACCGCGACCTGTCCGCACTGCCCCGGCTCACCGGGCTGATCAGGCGCGGCGGGTACGACATCGTCCACACGCATCTGTACCGGGCCTGCGTGTACGGCCGGATCGCGGCGCGGCTCGCCGGGGTGCGGACGGTGGTGGCGACCGAGCACTCGCTGGGCGACCGCATGATCGAGGGCCGGCGCGTGTCGGCGGGCGTGCGGACGCTGTACCGCGCGACCGAGATCCTCGGCGGCATGACGGTCGCGGTGTCCCCGACGGTCGCGGCCCGGTTGGTGCGGCTCGGCGTGGACGCGTCCCGCGTCACCGTCATCCCGAACGGCATCGACGCGAACGCGTTCGCGTACGACGAGGGACGGCGCGCCGCCGTCCGCCGCCGACTCGGCATCGGCATGGACGAGTACGTCATCGGTGCCGTGGGCCGGCTGGTGGACGGCAAGCGCTACGGCACGCTCGTGGACGCGTTCTCCCAGGTGGACGCCGTGAAGCTGCTGATCGTCGGGGATGGGCCGCAGCGGGGGGCGCTGGAGGACCTCACCGTCCGGCGCGGGGTCGCGCCCCGGGTGATCTTCGCCGGGGAACGGTCGGACGTCGCCGGGGAACTGTCGGCGATGGACGTGCTGGCCGCACCCTCCGCCGAGGAGACCTTCGGGCTGGCGGTGCTCGAGGGCCTGGCGTCCGGGCTGCCCGTGTTGTACACCGCGTGCCCGGCGCTCGGCGACCTGGATCCCGACGCGGCACCCGGTGCACGCGAGGTCGGCCCCCAGGTGTCCGCCTGGCGGGACGCCCTGGCCGACGTCGTGCGCACGGGCCCCACCCGAACGGCACCGCCCCCGGCCGTCCACCACTACGACATCGCACGCAGCGCCGCCGACCTCGCGCGCCTCTACGAGGCCCTGCTCGCCGTCCACGCCGAGCCCGCCCTCGCATGA
- a CDS encoding sugar transferase, which translates to MGAHELSAGATSPRESTRESTRERAPRVAETPVRETTRRSETSLRPGMYALALMAVDAGALAWPAVASGAARPARLAVAAAVVVALHASSGLYRLRRGFSPAQDAPRLAVGGVVAALILSATAESWRAAAGYLVLAITGRLAAYGAVRWARLRGRRCPALVVGGGAAGLGLAAVLRRRPEYGLDPVGIVLAGPWEPRGAAVPVPVLGGGPELRRVMRRHDVRAVFVVLPELRHGRLETIVEDCDALGAELFLVPSSMAVGAVDGRRTECFGGVVCVAARLRPHTFTARWGKRLFDLAVALGALAVTWPLFLACAVAVRLESGPGVLFRQLRVGLDGRTFVLLKFRTMHPATEEEADTRWSIEGDERVGRVGRLLRRTWLDELPQLWNVVRGDMSVVGPRPERPYFVRRFSRTVPGYALRHRVPVGITGWAQVHGLHGDTCVEERARFDNQYIAAWTLWTDVRILLLTARAMLLRAVP; encoded by the coding sequence ATGGGAGCGCACGAGCTGAGCGCGGGCGCGACCTCCCCCAGGGAATCCACCAGGGAGTCCACCAGGGAGCGCGCGCCGCGCGTCGCGGAGACCCCGGTCCGCGAGACGACCCGGCGTTCCGAGACCTCGCTCCGACCCGGGATGTACGCGCTGGCCCTGATGGCGGTGGACGCCGGCGCGCTGGCCTGGCCCGCGGTCGCGTCCGGTGCCGCCCGTCCCGCCCGCCTCGCCGTGGCCGCCGCCGTGGTCGTCGCCCTGCACGCCTCGTCCGGGCTCTACCGGCTGCGGCGCGGGTTCTCGCCGGCGCAGGACGCCCCTCGACTGGCCGTGGGCGGTGTGGTCGCGGCGCTGATCCTCTCGGCCACCGCCGAGTCCTGGCGCGCGGCGGCCGGATATCTGGTCCTTGCGATCACCGGCAGGCTCGCGGCGTACGGCGCGGTGCGGTGGGCGCGCCTTCGGGGACGGCGATGCCCGGCGCTGGTCGTCGGCGGGGGCGCGGCCGGGCTCGGTCTGGCGGCGGTGCTGCGGAGGCGGCCCGAGTACGGGCTCGACCCGGTGGGGATCGTGCTCGCCGGGCCCTGGGAGCCGAGGGGCGCGGCGGTGCCGGTCCCGGTGCTCGGCGGCGGGCCCGAACTGCGGCGGGTGATGCGCCGGCACGACGTCCGCGCGGTGTTCGTCGTCCTGCCGGAGCTGCGGCACGGCCGGCTGGAGACGATCGTCGAGGACTGCGACGCGCTCGGCGCCGAACTGTTCCTGGTGCCGTCGTCCATGGCCGTGGGAGCCGTGGACGGCCGGCGGACGGAGTGCTTCGGCGGTGTCGTCTGCGTCGCCGCGCGGCTGCGTCCCCACACGTTCACCGCCCGGTGGGGGAAGCGGCTCTTCGACCTCGCCGTGGCGCTGGGCGCGCTGGCCGTCACCTGGCCGCTGTTCCTCGCCTGCGCGGTCGCCGTACGGCTGGAGAGCGGCCCGGGTGTGCTGTTCCGGCAGCTCAGAGTGGGGCTGGACGGCCGCACGTTCGTCCTGCTGAAGTTCCGGACGATGCACCCGGCCACCGAGGAGGAGGCCGACACCCGCTGGTCCATCGAGGGCGACGAGCGGGTCGGGCGCGTCGGCCGCCTCCTGCGCCGCACGTGGCTGGACGAGCTGCCGCAACTGTGGAACGTCGTGCGCGGCGACATGAGCGTGGTCGGCCCGCGCCCTGAGCGGCCCTACTTCGTCCGGCGCTTCTCGCGCACGGTGCCCGGGTACGCGCTGCGCCATCGGGTGCCCGTGGGCATCACCGGCTGGGCGCAGGTCCACGGGCTGCACGGGGACACGTGCGTGGAGGAGCGGGCCCGGTTCGACAACCAGTACATCGCCGCCTGGACACTGTGGACGGACGTTCGGATCCTGCTGCTCACCGCCCGGGCGATGCTCTTGCGGGCCGTTCCGTGA
- a CDS encoding glycosyltransferase, which yields MNGLPRVLHVTQPTTAGVAAYVADVCVDQRARGWHVAVACPDVGDLPERLAGLGIAQFPWEAGRRPGLRTLDEARRLRRLVQTFRPDIVHLHSSKAGLAGRLWPGLTRKGHRPLVVFQPHGWSWQAVGRPSLWWERLAARRTDLLVCVGSGEAWQGLAARIRGPYRVVRNGVDLTRFRPADAEEKARARTRLGVGQDVPLAVCVGRVTRQKGQDVLLAAWPRIKAECPRAELAIVGDGDRLAKARRKGGPGVRFTYAVDDPRNWYAAADVVVLPSRWEGLSLTSLEAMAMGRPVVASDIPGLAEVVGPGAGALVPSEDVRALSEAVRERLTDPVLAADEGTMAGRLALGCDAADGFAQLAALVAEAAGLPAAVPEEEVPAVAGEPSIRR from the coding sequence GTGAACGGCCTGCCGCGCGTTCTGCACGTCACGCAGCCGACGACGGCGGGCGTCGCCGCGTACGTCGCCGACGTCTGCGTCGACCAGCGGGCGCGGGGCTGGCATGTCGCGGTCGCGTGCCCGGACGTGGGGGACCTGCCGGAGCGGCTCGCGGGGCTCGGCATCGCGCAGTTCCCCTGGGAAGCGGGGCGGAGGCCGGGGCTGCGGACGCTGGACGAGGCCCGGCGGCTGCGGCGGCTCGTTCAGACGTTCCGGCCGGACATCGTCCACCTGCACTCGTCCAAGGCGGGCCTCGCCGGGCGACTGTGGCCCGGACTGACGAGGAAGGGGCACCGGCCGCTGGTGGTGTTCCAGCCCCACGGCTGGTCCTGGCAGGCGGTCGGGCGGCCGTCGCTGTGGTGGGAGAGGCTCGCCGCGCGCCGTACCGACCTGCTCGTGTGCGTCGGCAGCGGCGAGGCGTGGCAGGGGCTCGCCGCGCGGATCCGGGGGCCGTACCGGGTCGTGCGCAACGGCGTCGACCTCACGCGGTTCCGGCCGGCGGACGCGGAGGAGAAGGCCAGGGCGCGCACTCGGCTGGGGGTCGGCCAGGACGTTCCGCTGGCGGTCTGCGTCGGACGGGTCACCCGGCAGAAGGGCCAGGACGTCCTGCTCGCGGCCTGGCCCCGGATCAAGGCGGAGTGCCCTCGGGCCGAGCTCGCCATCGTCGGGGACGGCGACCGGCTCGCCAAGGCCAGAAGGAAGGGTGGCCCCGGCGTCCGGTTCACCTACGCGGTCGACGACCCCCGCAACTGGTACGCCGCCGCCGACGTGGTCGTCCTGCCGTCGCGGTGGGAGGGGTTGTCGCTCACGTCGCTGGAGGCCATGGCGATGGGCCGGCCGGTGGTGGCGTCCGACATCCCGGGGCTGGCCGAGGTGGTGGGGCCGGGCGCGGGGGCGCTGGTGCCGTCCGAGGACGTCCGAGCACTGTCCGAGGCCGTCCGGGAACGGCTGACGGACCCCGTACTGGCCGCGGATGAGGGCACCATGGCGGGCCGGCTGGCACTGGGCTGCGACGCGGCCGACGGGTTCGCTCAGTTGGCCGCGCTGGTCGCCGAGGCGGCGGGACTGCCGGCGGCGGTCCCCGAGGAGGAGGTCCCGGCGGTGGCGGGCGAGCCCAGCATCCGCCGATAG